In Cystobacter fuscus DSM 2262, one DNA window encodes the following:
- a CDS encoding alpha/beta hydrolase — translation MKSKLVAPPFATELAALLPALEGYVPVNMTPDRLEHFRALKMPTIEELIGDLPVQCVDYTIPGYQGVDIVVSVISRKDHHEPGPGIYNIHGGGMVMCNRFAAVHPLVDWAMKHDAVGVTVEYRLAPEHPHPIPVEDCYAGLEWMAKHAGELGFDPDRLVIFGGSGGGGLAAGSTLLARDRKGPKLAGQLLQCPMIDDRNETVSSYQYQGTGVWDRTSNLTAWTAVLGDRRGTDSVSPYAAPARATDLSGLPPTFIDVGAAEVFRDEAVAYASAIWAAGGNCELHVWGGAFHGFYDIAPQSKLAQACIAAREAWLTRLLAR, via the coding sequence AAGCTCGTCGCTCCGCCGTTCGCCACCGAACTCGCCGCGCTCCTCCCGGCCCTGGAGGGGTATGTGCCGGTCAACATGACTCCCGACCGCTTGGAGCATTTCCGGGCGTTGAAGATGCCGACCATCGAGGAGCTCATCGGCGATCTGCCCGTCCAGTGCGTCGACTACACGATCCCCGGCTACCAGGGGGTCGACATCGTCGTCTCGGTGATCTCACGCAAGGACCACCACGAGCCCGGCCCCGGTATCTACAACATCCACGGGGGCGGCATGGTCATGTGCAACCGGTTCGCGGCGGTCCACCCGCTGGTGGACTGGGCCATGAAGCACGACGCGGTGGGCGTCACGGTCGAGTACCGTCTGGCTCCCGAGCACCCCCACCCGATCCCCGTCGAGGACTGTTATGCTGGCCTCGAATGGATGGCGAAGCATGCCGGGGAGCTGGGGTTCGATCCCGACCGTCTGGTCATCTTCGGCGGCAGCGGAGGCGGCGGGCTCGCGGCGGGCAGCACGTTGCTGGCGCGCGACCGCAAGGGACCGAAGCTGGCCGGACAGTTGCTCCAGTGCCCGATGATCGATGACCGCAACGAGACGGTCTCCTCCTACCAGTACCAGGGCACCGGCGTCTGGGACCGCACCAGCAACCTGACCGCCTGGACGGCGGTGCTCGGCGACCGGCGGGGCACCGACAGCGTGTCTCCCTACGCCGCGCCCGCTCGCGCCACGGACCTGAGCGGTCTGCCGCCCACGTTCATCGACGTCGGTGCCGCCGAGGTGTTCCGTGACGAGGCCGTGGCCTACGCCAGCGCCATCTGGGCCGCGGGGGGCAACTGCGAACTCCACGTCTGGGGCGGCGCCTTCCACGGGTTCTACGACATCGCACCCCAGTCAAAACTCGCCCAGGCCTGCATCGCC